Part of the Bifidobacterium crudilactis genome is shown below.
TGCATGCGATGGCGCCAGATCGGCGGGTGTCTTTTTCTCAGGGCATGATGTCGGGTTGGATTGGGAGAATACCTCTATGTCTCGCAGCCGAAGAATCCCATTCAACATCAGTAGGAAAAGCAGGCGATTGGCTATACGGCTTCGTCGCAAGTTGGGTCTGGAAGGCATGATTGACCGTCTGGGTCAGACCCGTGACGCCTTCGAGTCGACACTGCGGAATCTCTCGGAGCAGGCTCTCTCCCCGAAAACGACTTCAGAGCATGACGCATCCTCCCCGGCGGAGGCATCGGGGGAGCATGCCTCCGAAGGATTGGATTCACGCATCGTCCTGCAGGAGCTGCAGAAGAACTCACGACATCTTGGTCCTCTGGTCAAACGTAGGGTTTTCAAAGATTTCCCGGGTGTTCCGGGCGAACTGTCGATAGGTTGGGTGCAGTTCCCGGAATTCAAAGGCACCGGTTTCGCACTTGGCGTGTTCCCCGACAAGGACCACTTCGCACAGGTCGCCGTGGCCGACGACCGTGGACGGGTGTTCGTCGGGACCGAAATCGCCATGGACACGCATGACCTGCAACCACGATTCATGTTGAGCAAAGAGGGCACGGTTTCGATTCCCTATGGCAGGCGTTTCGGCGTGGATGTCGATCCTTCCGACGGCAAGCCTCCGGAAACCGTCGAAGCCATACAGGGTGGCGTCGTCGGACGAGACTCCAGCGGAAGACTGACATGGCTTGCTTCATGGCTGAAATACGATAACGTCTACGCTCTGGAACAGATGCGGACGCCGTTGCCTACCGATCTGCGCACCGATCTGGAGTATCGCGACGCGATGGCGATCGCGTTCTTCGCCAGCTATATGCTGCCGCAGATCAGAGGGTTCCTCGTGGGCTTCGGCTCGGGCAATATCTTCCGCAGACTCAATAGGGAAGCCCCGATGGGGGCTATACGCCGTAGCGTTGAGGACGCTGTGCAAGCCAGAGCTCAAGGGCTCCGGGCATCCGGTCTTGAGGACCACTTCGCGGACATCATGCGCGAGGCAGGTGCTCTGGATCCCGCTCCCGGGCTCGAGGCCGTGCACGGCGCAGAACCTCTCCATCTGTATACTTCATCGTTCTCGGGTAGCTATTTCTTCTCATGGGAGTCTGGTCTGGAATTCTCGGCGGCGTTGCGCTCGCTGAAAATCGAGGGCAATCTGAACCGCTTCGCGGCCACCGGGGCATGGCTGGAACGCAATGCCCGTTTGGGAGTATTCCCTACGGAAGACACGGTGACACGTGCCGAGGCTTCGCAGATAGACTTCGCCTTACTGAACAATCCGGCATTGGCCGCCATGCCACTGGACGACCAGTTGCCAAGGGATTTTGACCCTGTGCATGATGACGGCAAGTACGCCGCTTTTATGCTGGTCGAGTTGGCTCAGGAGTTGGCGTCCCACACCTATGAGCATTTCCCCGACCCTACTGCGCATGCAGGTGCTTCGGCGGATGCTTCCGAAATGAAGGATGCAAGCGGATCAGAGTGGGTGTACCGACAGACCATGTCGTTGCTGCTCAGAAGACTGCGTCTCCCGTACCGTTTCGATGTCGAGATGCGGTCTAATCTGGAGGGCGGCGATGTTGCCTTGGCATTCACCACCGCCGGGGTGACGATGATGCCCAACAGCCGCTTCGACGAGGAACAACATGCCTGGGTGGAGTTGAACAGCGAGGAACAGGCGAATATGAGCACCGATTACAACCTCAGGGTCGGTCTTATGATGGCCGCGCTCGCATTCGGGGCCGACGAGCATGTTCAGCGGGTGTCTCTGCATATCGATTCCATCGGTCTGGAGGAGGCGGTGGCCGAGCAGGATTCCGCCATCACCCAGCTGATGAGCCAGGCACTGGCGGCTTTCGAACGCATCCGCACCGGTCATGTGTCTTCAGCAGGTTCCAAGGCCGATCCCAAGGACGGTGACGTGCATGGCGACCCCGCACACTCGAATTCACCGGCATCGGATAATCATGACCATGACGATTCGGTGAACAGCACCTTCCAGAGCCTGATGCGTGATGTCGATTTCGACGAGATGACCTTCATGGCGCCTGACGTCGATACGGGAATCGGCGATGGCGACAGCGCCGCGAAGGATGATGGCGGACTCGACGAGGGTGCGGAAAGCATCGAAGACGATGATCTCTCCGACACGGAGGCGACATCGGCTGATATGTCGTCACGAGCATCCGATGCGGACGCGATGTCCGGAACGCAGGAGGACCCTCTCAGCGCTCTGCAGCGCAACCCCACCGTGCGCAATATGGCCACGGTGACCTTTGAACGCGCGAACTTCCTCAAGCAGCTTGGTGAGGACGGGCTCAATCACCCGAAAGCCTTCTTCCGTCGTTTCGGAGCGGTTATGGATGTCGATGGCAAGGGGGGACTGAAACCCGTCAATGCCGATTTCGAACTTCGCGACGATGTCTTCGCACCGCATGCCTCCCAGGAAGAGCCTGAAATGACCGATCAGGAACTGTCGGGTGCGGTCAGCGCGGTTCTGGGAGCAAAGAATACGAACGACCTCTCGATTCAGCGCGTAGATGTGCTGCAACGGACCGTGAACGATTTCCACCAGTTGGCGAACAACACCGAAATCCCCTCCGTGCAGAAAGCGCAACAGGCGATGAAAATCATCACCGATGTCAACGACCCCGAACTCAGCGCATTGTCGTCCCAGGTGACCAGCGCTCTGATTGACGGCACCGACACACCTGACATTGATTTTGCGCTCGCCCAGGATCTCGATAAGGAGCGGGTCAAGGCCAGGGATCTGCTGTTCTCGGGTCAGACCGAGCAGGCCTTGCAGACCGCCCAGTCGGCAGTCGAGCAGATGGATGCTCGCTTCGCGATGGGCGGCGGGATACCACGTTATTTCAATTCCTATGCGGAACGCGTGGTGTATAACCGCCTGTTCGCAACACCGGGGGAGTCCACGGTCCTGATTCCGGACAATCTTTTTTATGCGCATATGGAACTGGCCGATGTGCTCGCTCAGCTGAGTGGTGCGGAGGAATCTCTTCCGCATCTCAACGCGATGGTTTCATACGCCCCCGCATATCCTCTGTCCCACTTGAAACTCGCCGTGCAGCTGGCACGAAACGAGGATTGGGATTCGGCCCGCGCCGCGACCTTGAACGCCTTGCGCGTCGCTTTGGACAGGGATGATGCGTCATTCGCCTATTATCGGCTCGCGTACGCCGCCTGGATGCGTGATGAGTTCGATATCGCCAGCGCCGCATATCTGATGAGCGAACATATCAGCCCCGGTCAGATTCCGGCCTTGCAGGCGGAATTGCAGGAGCTTAATGCCCGGGCCCAATCTCAATGCGTGCCGATTCCCCAGAATGTCGAGGAGGCTCAGCAGGTCCTTCAGCACTACGGGTTGCCGGTGTGGCCGCATACGGAAGTCGCCTCAATCGTGCGGACGGCGGCACGGGTGTGCGTCGACCAGGGCATGTTCGTTCCGGCTCGTACGCTGTCGGTTGCGGCGGCTCGGATGAATGATGATGAAAACGGCGGCATCGACGTGGTGCAGGCCCAATTCCTGAGGACGTTGAATGCCTGAAGCAGAGAACAGCAAGCAGCAAGCGCAAGGCACAAGCCGACAGGCCGGCGTGCAGGCCACCGTCAGGCATCCCGCGCCGGGGAGTGGCGCATGGATCGACGCCATGCAGCAGACCGATGCCGATGCCATGCAACTCGGCAAACTCGATGTCGGTTCTCTTGACAGCCAGGATGCAAGGAAACTCTGGACCAAACTCGCCGCCTGGCTGGAGTCCGATCAGATAGCCTACTATCTGGATGACGCTCCGGTGTCATCCGATGCCGCCTATGATGCGCGGATGCTCTGCCTGCAGGAGTTGGAGCGCTTGTTCCCTTCGCTTGACACGCCGCAATCGCCGACGCACCGTGTGGGAGGGACCTTCTCCAACGATTTCGCTTCCGTACGCCATCCGACTCGCATGATGAGCCTCGACGATGTGTTCAGCATCGAGGAGCTTCATGACTGGTACGAAGGTGTGCGTAAGGATCTGGACTGGCCTGCCGACGAGCCTCTGCCGATGACCTGCGAGGTGAAGATAGACGGTCTGGCGCTCAATCTCATCTATCGCGACGGCGTGCTGGAGCAAGGGCTCACACGCGGGGATGGAGTGACCGGCGAGGACATCACCTTGAATGTGCGCACGATAGGCACGATACCCAGGCGTTTGGGAGGACCGAGCAACGATGTCCCGCAGATGGTGGAGATTCGCGGCGAGGTGTTCATGCGCTTCGAGGACTTCACTGCTCTGAACGATCAGCAGTCCGAACAGGGTAAGGCGCCCTTCGCCAATCCGCGCAATGCGGCCGCCGGTTCATTGCGTCAGAAGGACCCGCACATCACCGCCTCCCGTCATCTGAGCTTCTACGCTCACGGTATCGGCACCCTTCGCTGGGGAAGCGGCAGCTCCCATGCCGGGCATGACGAGGTCAAGGATCAATCCCAGGCATACGAGCTCTACCGCCACTGGGGCATTCCTGTTTCCCCGCATAATCGCGAGGTCACCTCCTTCTCGGATATTCTCGGGATGATCGAATACTACGGGGAGCATCGCGGAGACATCGAGCACGCATTGGACGGCATCGTCGTCAAGGTCGACGACCTTGCCCTGCAACGCCGTCTGGGTTCCACGGCACGCGCTCCCAGATGGGCGATTGCCTACAAATACCCGCCGGAGGAAGTCAACACCGAATTGCTGGACATCACCGTACAGGTCGGCAGAACAGGGCGCGTGACACCTGTGGCGATGCTCAAACCGGTGTATGTCGCGGGTTCCACTGTCTCCAGGACCACACTGCACAACCCGTCGGAGGTCAAGCGTAAGGGCGTGCTGATCGGCGACACCGTGGTGGTGCGCAAGGCAGGGGATGTGATTCCCGAACTGGTGGGTCCGGTTCTTGAACGCAGGAAGGGCCGCGAGTCCGATCTGCACGAGTTCGTGATGCCGACGCATTGCCCGAGCTGCGGTGCCTTGCTGGCCCCGGCGAAGGAGGGGGACGTCGATATCCGCTGTCCCAATGTGGAATCATGCCCGGCGCAGCTCACCGAACGTGTGATCCATATCGCATCGCGCAAGGCTTTGGATATCGAGCATTTGGGGGAGCAGAGCGCCATAGCCCTGACCAACCCCGAGGACAACCGTCCGCAAAGCGTGGATGTGTTCGCACCCGGTATCAGGGAGATTGTCGTAGGACCGGGGGAGGAACCGGAACCTTACCTTCCTGCCGAGTATCTCAGACTGCCGGATGTGCAGAGCCCGGTGTTGTCCAGCGAGGCGGGGCTCTTCGAATTGAACGCCGAGCAACTCAGTGACGTGCGGGTCTGGCGTGAGGCGCCGATCATCGAGGTCAGCGAGGAACAGCTGGACGGCGGCAAGACCAGGCGTAGGCGTCGCAAGCTGGGCAGCAGCGGGTTGTGGTACCAGACCTATGCCTTTACGAACCAAAGCACGGCGACCTTGCCCGCAAAGGACGATGGTGCCTCGAGTGAAGATGACGCGTGTGAAGGTGCTGCGGGCGCGGCCACCGAGATTGATGCTGCCGATGTCCCCGACGACCGTAATATCTCTGATTTCGCTGGTGCCGCCGCTGATTCCGCAGTGCTTCCCGAGTCCGGTGACGTCGCTCGGCAGGCATCCAAGAACACCCTTCGCATGCTCGAGGAGATAGACCACGCCAGGCACGCCGATTTATGGCGGGTCCTGGTGGCCTTGTCCATCAGACATCTGGGACCGACTTCGGCCCATATGATCGCGTCGAGATTCCGCTCATTGGATGCGGTGGAACAGGCCGGCGTGGAGGAGCTTTCCGAGTTGGACGGCGTCGGTCAGGAGATAGCCGAGTCCATCGTGAGCTGGTTCAAGGCCGC
Proteins encoded:
- a CDS encoding tetratricopeptide repeat protein, which produces MSRSRRIPFNISRKSRRLAIRLRRKLGLEGMIDRLGQTRDAFESTLRNLSEQALSPKTTSEHDASSPAEASGEHASEGLDSRIVLQELQKNSRHLGPLVKRRVFKDFPGVPGELSIGWVQFPEFKGTGFALGVFPDKDHFAQVAVADDRGRVFVGTEIAMDTHDLQPRFMLSKEGTVSIPYGRRFGVDVDPSDGKPPETVEAIQGGVVGRDSSGRLTWLASWLKYDNVYALEQMRTPLPTDLRTDLEYRDAMAIAFFASYMLPQIRGFLVGFGSGNIFRRLNREAPMGAIRRSVEDAVQARAQGLRASGLEDHFADIMREAGALDPAPGLEAVHGAEPLHLYTSSFSGSYFFSWESGLEFSAALRSLKIEGNLNRFAATGAWLERNARLGVFPTEDTVTRAEASQIDFALLNNPALAAMPLDDQLPRDFDPVHDDGKYAAFMLVELAQELASHTYEHFPDPTAHAGASADASEMKDASGSEWVYRQTMSLLLRRLRLPYRFDVEMRSNLEGGDVALAFTTAGVTMMPNSRFDEEQHAWVELNSEEQANMSTDYNLRVGLMMAALAFGADEHVQRVSLHIDSIGLEEAVAEQDSAITQLMSQALAAFERIRTGHVSSAGSKADPKDGDVHGDPAHSNSPASDNHDHDDSVNSTFQSLMRDVDFDEMTFMAPDVDTGIGDGDSAAKDDGGLDEGAESIEDDDLSDTEATSADMSSRASDADAMSGTQEDPLSALQRNPTVRNMATVTFERANFLKQLGEDGLNHPKAFFRRFGAVMDVDGKGGLKPVNADFELRDDVFAPHASQEEPEMTDQELSGAVSAVLGAKNTNDLSIQRVDVLQRTVNDFHQLANNTEIPSVQKAQQAMKIITDVNDPELSALSSQVTSALIDGTDTPDIDFALAQDLDKERVKARDLLFSGQTEQALQTAQSAVEQMDARFAMGGGIPRYFNSYAERVVYNRLFATPGESTVLIPDNLFYAHMELADVLAQLSGAEESLPHLNAMVSYAPAYPLSHLKLAVQLARNEDWDSARAATLNALRVALDRDDASFAYYRLAYAAWMRDEFDIASAAYLMSEHISPGQIPALQAELQELNARAQSQCVPIPQNVEEAQQVLQHYGLPVWPHTEVASIVRTAARVCVDQGMFVPARTLSVAAARMNDDENGGIDVVQAQFLRTLNA
- the ligA gene encoding NAD-dependent DNA ligase LigA, which encodes MPEAENSKQQAQGTSRQAGVQATVRHPAPGSGAWIDAMQQTDADAMQLGKLDVGSLDSQDARKLWTKLAAWLESDQIAYYLDDAPVSSDAAYDARMLCLQELERLFPSLDTPQSPTHRVGGTFSNDFASVRHPTRMMSLDDVFSIEELHDWYEGVRKDLDWPADEPLPMTCEVKIDGLALNLIYRDGVLEQGLTRGDGVTGEDITLNVRTIGTIPRRLGGPSNDVPQMVEIRGEVFMRFEDFTALNDQQSEQGKAPFANPRNAAAGSLRQKDPHITASRHLSFYAHGIGTLRWGSGSSHAGHDEVKDQSQAYELYRHWGIPVSPHNREVTSFSDILGMIEYYGEHRGDIEHALDGIVVKVDDLALQRRLGSTARAPRWAIAYKYPPEEVNTELLDITVQVGRTGRVTPVAMLKPVYVAGSTVSRTTLHNPSEVKRKGVLIGDTVVVRKAGDVIPELVGPVLERRKGRESDLHEFVMPTHCPSCGALLAPAKEGDVDIRCPNVESCPAQLTERVIHIASRKALDIEHLGEQSAIALTNPEDNRPQSVDVFAPGIREIVVGPGEEPEPYLPAEYLRLPDVQSPVLSSEAGLFELNAEQLSDVRVWREAPIIEVSEEQLDGGKTRRRRRKLGSSGLWYQTYAFTNQSTATLPAKDDGASSEDDACEGAAGAATEIDAADVPDDRNISDFAGAAADSAVLPESGDVARQASKNTLRMLEEIDHARHADLWRVLVALSIRHLGPTSAHMIASRFRSLDAVEQAGVEELSELDGVGQEIAESIVSWFKAAKEPGDWRGAILEAWKKAGVGMSVEDHAVPQTLKGMTVVVTGSLEDFSRDSAKEAIIERGGKASGSVSKKTTYVVVGENAGSKAAKAESLGVRMLDEAAFHRLLNTGSPEEA